One part of the Thermococcus radiotolerans genome encodes these proteins:
- a CDS encoding ABC transporter substrate-binding protein produces the protein MKKPLAFLMVVILFFSLISVTAPASAQGSDETTTHEMPDEIFIVGDPDASYIVQSIADGSLDMSWENYPMSFYLGLGEGILSSLNLHQTSTSYFDLTFNTYHDPDKDAPIVTVGDQVYFNPFAMRKVRLAMNYLINRTYIVQSIEDESGAPMFGAIRPSHPSSGYFEYVYSSLGLSAGGNVTRAMELFNEAMEEAISQVSAYGHTLERGDDGLWYFDGEPVTIKFVIRTEDWRHDIGLYVADLMEEYLGFSVDRQLMNRDEAGPIVFSHPPSDYEWNVYTGGWAGTGDPSLWIDDYAAWFYAAWYGYVPGAVEPKHQNTLTVGEALEYIGGGDIALGLERINATYYTTPESLGSILDWTEEELTYFLVYFSISRSSASGSPHLNPDVIPEETLRITDEDQYWDLQKISMLLGILESPRIFITENHGFNPSSRERVSAIVSSPNTGIANRWSVMTATTPDGMLRIGSTIPSGSLYWGSFNPVGGMTSVYNTRIWSLIRDYGIAMNFRGLMSPYRCTWELERGPFTVPETAVVYNQTLGWISAHSGETASVRVLVQCDLGTWHNGVPGDINDIKNYVAFLYTWAFQDYPDDPYYEGELAWREDGANLHNVLGFEWTGDGYVVYGTYEHPLADDVTASKYIFYPQLPWELYWTMGELVARDGEYGISTDYSFTTQSDKVALDMLLPEHMNDLRSVMETVLAGGALGSFPGIDWSSASERLSADIDFYDEHGHMAISNGPYYLDEYDRDSQVMHLLKNPSYPFTAADVASWTEGEVVYGGGGGEIFRRLPPVIVNVSVEPQRQLVGENVMISWRISNTSNITRVWLTIQRPDGTTFQRDFDPSAGSYMYSYTVDSTGLYYVIISAEDESGKVNRMSLWFYGISGEEEPAAKPLLMNFTLVPDPDMGIEDVAAGILDILLQAYPSFKYDELSGDEVANLSLYRTVVSYDELTFNTYHDPDKDAPIVTVGDQVYFNPFAMRKVRLAMNYLISRDHIVNDIRSGSGEPMFGCVRPGHPANGYFEPVYDVLGLTEEGNVYYALDIFRDAMEEAASQVSAYGHTLERGDDGLWYFDGEPVTIKFIIRIEDERREIGDYVADLIEDYLGFRVERLYWDRRTAGSVVFARPPSDYEWNVYTGGWVSMGIPPVWVDDYTAFFYAAWYGYVPGAVEPKHQNTLTVREALEYLGGGSASNGLTLLGTHYYETPESLGPILDWSEEELSYFLKNFWINRDAALATPHLNADLVPEETMWITDEDQYWDLQKISMLLGILESPRVFLMENVNFYPANRERVESIMAESSTGIANRWSLITAETPDSTLKVGLTGRFLSPANPIGGMRDFYSRSVLNLVVDYGASVNFNGHVAPYRCSWSLEKGSFSVPSDAVIYTQTDGWVPFHAGEEASVRVSVQCDLGTWHNGVPGDINDIKNYVAFLYTWTTQDGFDDRYYDPALADVLRGNLGIDLGNVLGFEWTGDGYVVYGTYEHPLADDVTASKYIFYPQLPWELYWTMGELVANHPTYGIYKAYSFTDGSMEWLDLLNSSHVQDLNTVIEAILSNESIASSFPGIDWSSALDRLNADLSFSELHGHLFISNGPYYIDGYSEEPFNVVLRFFDPYPVTRGEFMTFLTGYHEETDTSPPSIVNVRVTPESQEVGNVTTISWVASDDSGLANVTLEIDGPTGEPLKVEFDPSLGVYAYNYTIPAVGTYTAKITVGDVYGNVREVSIEFYGKRTVVETVTVNSSTENVTVSGEDVELSMDVNESVEGQQEVVVNVTVTTNEEEIEGENVTELAVATAENETVAPVKYVAVEVETNESVVERYTLRVSYTDEEIRGIDEGTLSIYYWNGSSWIQVTDYIGERIPNGPFIYDTGVNTEENYVWAVVDHFSVYAIGGIPVPEVRVLSPADGEVFVVNKSANVTVVWSGDDELAIDHYEVRLDGGEWINVGLSTEYTFEELSVGEYTVYVKAVNIAGRESTVEASFKIVRKKMSPNLHSRTNLVMMYWILYRYQEMKFEKLYNRSSQAGVSNETLQRAAEYASIAEEYYKEAMKYGELPQTMMICQIRPLRLAYINIRRAVEILEEALEEIHK, from the coding sequence ATGAAAAAGCCTCTCGCATTTTTAATGGTAGTAATTCTGTTCTTTTCTTTGATCTCCGTAACGGCGCCTGCATCTGCCCAGGGTTCGGATGAGACAACTACCCATGAAATGCCCGATGAAATTTTCATTGTTGGTGATCCCGATGCTAGTTATATCGTCCAGAGCATTGCCGACGGATCGCTTGACATGAGCTGGGAAAACTACCCAATGTCTTTCTACCTTGGACTTGGCGAAGGAATCCTCTCGAGCTTAAACCTCCATCAGACAAGCACTTCGTATTTTGATCTGACTTTCAACACCTACCATGATCCCGATAAGGATGCCCCCATAGTCACCGTTGGGGACCAAGTTTACTTTAACCCCTTCGCCATGAGAAAAGTCAGACTCGCAATGAACTACCTCATAAACCGGACGTACATCGTACAGTCAATAGAGGACGAAAGCGGGGCCCCCATGTTCGGGGCTATACGGCCGAGTCATCCATCCAGCGGTTATTTTGAATATGTCTATTCCTCTCTGGGCCTCTCAGCAGGGGGGAACGTTACCAGGGCGATGGAACTCTTTAACGAAGCTATGGAAGAGGCCATCTCACAAGTCTCGGCTTATGGGCATACCCTTGAGAGGGGAGACGACGGCCTCTGGTACTTCGACGGCGAACCAGTCACAATCAAATTCGTAATAAGAACCGAGGACTGGAGGCACGATATAGGACTGTACGTTGCGGATCTAATGGAAGAATATCTAGGCTTCAGTGTTGACAGGCAGCTTATGAACAGGGACGAGGCGGGTCCAATAGTATTCTCCCACCCCCCGAGCGATTACGAGTGGAACGTATACACGGGCGGATGGGCCGGCACGGGAGACCCTTCCCTGTGGATCGATGACTACGCCGCCTGGTTCTACGCCGCTTGGTACGGATACGTTCCTGGAGCCGTTGAACCCAAGCATCAGAATACCCTGACGGTAGGGGAAGCGCTAGAATACATTGGAGGTGGAGATATTGCCCTCGGGCTGGAGCGGATAAACGCTACGTACTACACAACCCCCGAAAGCTTGGGTTCCATATTGGACTGGACGGAAGAGGAGCTTACTTACTTCCTAGTCTATTTCTCAATAAGCAGGTCATCTGCCAGCGGAAGCCCTCACCTCAACCCAGACGTAATCCCCGAAGAAACGTTAAGGATAACAGACGAGGATCAGTACTGGGACCTTCAGAAAATAAGCATGCTCCTCGGTATACTCGAAAGTCCGAGGATATTCATCACTGAAAATCACGGGTTCAACCCTTCGAGCAGGGAGAGGGTTAGTGCGATAGTATCCAGTCCAAACACTGGGATAGCCAACCGCTGGAGCGTGATGACCGCGACAACCCCCGATGGCATGCTTAGGATTGGGTCCACGATTCCCTCGGGTTCTCTCTACTGGGGTTCCTTCAATCCCGTTGGGGGAATGACCTCCGTGTACAACACAAGAATATGGAGCCTGATCAGAGACTACGGCATTGCCATGAACTTCAGGGGTTTAATGTCTCCCTACAGGTGCACATGGGAGCTTGAGCGGGGCCCGTTCACGGTTCCAGAAACTGCGGTGGTGTACAACCAGACCCTGGGATGGATTTCTGCCCATTCCGGTGAAACCGCCAGTGTTAGGGTTTTGGTTCAGTGTGACCTCGGCACCTGGCACAATGGTGTTCCTGGGGACATCAACGACATAAAGAACTACGTAGCCTTCCTCTACACCTGGGCGTTTCAGGACTACCCGGACGACCCATATTATGAGGGTGAACTTGCCTGGCGCGAAGACGGCGCGAATCTCCACAACGTTCTTGGTTTTGAGTGGACTGGTGATGGTTACGTGGTTTACGGTACTTACGAGCATCCGCTGGCTGACGACGTTACCGCATCAAAGTACATATTCTACCCACAGCTCCCATGGGAGTTATACTGGACAATGGGAGAGCTGGTAGCGAGGGACGGTGAGTACGGTATCTCGACTGACTACTCCTTCACCACGCAGTCCGATAAAGTCGCCTTAGACATGCTCCTCCCCGAACATATGAACGACCTTAGAAGCGTCATGGAAACGGTGCTCGCCGGAGGAGCCCTCGGTTCATTCCCTGGAATCGACTGGTCCTCAGCCTCTGAGAGGCTCAGCGCTGATATAGACTTCTACGATGAGCACGGACACATGGCGATAAGTAACGGACCCTATTACCTTGACGAGTACGACCGTGATTCTCAGGTCATGCACCTCCTCAAGAACCCCTCCTATCCCTTCACCGCGGCAGACGTTGCCTCGTGGACAGAGGGGGAGGTAGTGTACGGCGGGGGTGGAGGAGAGATATTCAGGCGTCTGCCCCCTGTTATAGTTAACGTCTCAGTCGAGCCTCAGAGACAGCTAGTTGGCGAGAACGTGATGATAAGCTGGAGGATCTCTAACACCAGCAACATCACTCGGGTTTGGCTCACCATACAGAGGCCCGATGGGACGACATTCCAGAGGGACTTTGACCCTTCAGCGGGTTCGTACATGTACAGCTACACCGTCGATTCCACTGGACTGTACTACGTTATTATAAGCGCGGAGGACGAATCCGGCAAAGTGAACAGGATGTCCCTATGGTTCTACGGAATCTCCGGAGAGGAAGAACCTGCAGCCAAGCCCCTCCTGATGAACTTCACACTGGTTCCAGATCCGGACATGGGCATAGAGGATGTTGCCGCTGGCATCCTTGACATTCTCCTTCAGGCATACCCGTCATTCAAATACGACGAATTGTCGGGGGACGAAGTAGCCAACCTGTCGCTTTACAGGACCGTTGTATCATACGACGAGCTGACGTTCAACACCTACCATGATCCCGATAAGGATGCCCCCATAGTCACCGTTGGGGACCAAGTTTACTTCAACCCCTTCGCCATGAGAAAAGTCAGACTCGCAATGAACTATCTGATAAGCCGTGACCACATAGTCAATGACATACGCTCTGGAAGTGGGGAGCCAATGTTTGGGTGCGTGAGGCCAGGTCATCCAGCCAACGGGTACTTTGAACCGGTTTACGACGTTTTGGGACTAACGGAGGAGGGCAACGTCTATTACGCGCTGGATATTTTCAGGGATGCTATGGAAGAGGCCGCCTCACAAGTCTCGGCTTATGGGCATACCCTTGAGAGGGGAGACGACGGCCTCTGGTACTTCGACGGCGAACCAGTCACAATCAAATTCATCATCCGCATTGAAGACGAACGGAGGGAGATAGGCGACTACGTGGCCGACCTCATAGAGGACTACCTCGGCTTCAGGGTTGAGAGACTGTACTGGGATAGAAGAACCGCGGGTTCAGTTGTCTTCGCCAGGCCTCCGAGCGATTACGAGTGGAACGTATACACGGGCGGATGGGTCAGCATGGGAATCCCACCCGTCTGGGTTGATGACTACACCGCCTTCTTCTACGCCGCTTGGTACGGATACGTTCCTGGAGCCGTTGAACCCAAGCATCAGAATACCCTGACGGTGAGGGAGGCCCTCGAATACCTCGGAGGGGGAAGTGCCTCTAACGGCCTGACACTGCTCGGAACTCACTACTACGAGACACCCGAGAGCTTGGGACCGATACTCGATTGGAGCGAGGAGGAACTCAGTTACTTCCTCAAAAACTTCTGGATAAACAGGGACGCGGCGCTGGCGACCCCGCATCTGAACGCAGACCTCGTCCCGGAGGAGACAATGTGGATAACGGACGAGGATCAGTACTGGGACCTTCAGAAAATAAGCATGCTCCTCGGTATACTCGAAAGCCCGCGCGTGTTCCTTATGGAAAACGTCAACTTCTACCCGGCCAACAGGGAGAGGGTTGAGAGCATCATGGCCGAGTCCAGCACCGGAATAGCCAACCGCTGGAGCCTGATAACGGCTGAAACACCGGATTCAACCCTCAAGGTGGGTTTGACTGGAAGGTTCCTCAGCCCGGCGAACCCCATAGGGGGCATGAGGGACTTCTACTCGAGGAGCGTACTGAATCTTGTGGTGGACTACGGGGCCTCGGTAAACTTCAACGGACATGTAGCCCCGTACAGATGTTCATGGAGCCTGGAGAAGGGCTCTTTCTCGGTACCGAGTGATGCAGTTATCTACACTCAGACGGACGGATGGGTTCCCTTCCACGCGGGCGAGGAGGCCAGTGTTAGGGTTTCGGTTCAGTGTGACCTCGGCACCTGGCACAATGGTGTTCCCGGGGACATCAACGACATAAAGAACTACGTAGCCTTCCTATACACCTGGACCACCCAGGACGGCTTCGATGACAGGTACTACGACCCCGCCCTTGCGGATGTCCTCAGGGGGAACCTCGGGATAGACCTTGGGAACGTTCTTGGTTTTGAGTGGACTGGTGATGGTTACGTGGTTTACGGTACTTACGAGCATCCGCTGGCTGACGACGTTACCGCATCAAAGTACATATTCTACCCACAGCTCCCATGGGAGTTATACTGGACAATGGGCGAACTCGTGGCGAACCACCCGACCTACGGCATTTACAAGGCCTACTCCTTCACTGACGGAAGTATGGAGTGGCTTGACCTCCTAAACTCCTCCCACGTCCAAGACTTGAACACTGTCATAGAAGCCATCCTCTCGAATGAGAGCATAGCCAGCTCGTTCCCTGGAATAGACTGGTCTTCCGCTCTAGATAGGCTCAACGCGGACCTTAGCTTCAGCGAACTCCACGGGCACCTGTTCATAAGCAACGGGCCGTATTACATTGACGGCTATTCCGAGGAGCCGTTCAACGTGGTCCTCAGGTTCTTTGACCCCTATCCCGTCACCAGGGGAGAGTTTATGACGTTCCTCACGGGATACCACGAAGAGACAGACACGTCCCCACCGTCAATAGTCAACGTCAGGGTTACTCCAGAAAGTCAGGAGGTCGGAAACGTTACGACGATAAGCTGGGTCGCCTCCGATGACAGCGGCCTGGCCAACGTGACCCTTGAGATAGACGGTCCCACAGGGGAGCCCCTAAAAGTGGAGTTCGACCCCTCCTTGGGTGTCTACGCCTACAACTATACGATACCGGCCGTTGGAACGTACACTGCCAAAATAACGGTTGGCGACGTCTATGGGAACGTTAGGGAGGTCTCCATCGAGTTCTACGGTAAGAGAACCGTGGTCGAGACGGTCACCGTAAACTCCTCCACCGAGAACGTCACAGTAAGCGGGGAAGACGTTGAGCTCAGCATGGACGTAAACGAGAGCGTTGAAGGGCAGCAGGAGGTCGTCGTAAACGTCACGGTCACGACGAACGAGGAGGAGATCGAGGGCGAGAACGTCACCGAACTGGCGGTCGCAACGGCGGAGAACGAGACTGTGGCACCTGTAAAATATGTGGCCGTTGAAGTCGAGACCAACGAAAGCGTCGTGGAGCGGTACACCCTTAGGGTAAGCTACACCGATGAGGAAATCAGGGGCATAGACGAGGGCACGCTGAGCATCTACTACTGGAACGGGAGCTCGTGGATACAGGTCACGGACTACATTGGAGAGCGCATACCCAACGGCCCCTTCATCTACGACACCGGTGTGAACACGGAAGAGAACTACGTCTGGGCGGTGGTTGACCACTTCAGCGTCTACGCCATAGGCGGCATCCCGGTTCCGGAGGTCAGGGTGCTGTCGCCCGCCGATGGGGAAGTGTTCGTGGTCAACAAATCGGCGAACGTTACGGTCGTCTGGTCAGGAGACGACGAGCTGGCGATAGACCACTACGAGGTACGGCTTGACGGAGGGGAATGGATCAACGTGGGCCTGTCCACGGAGTACACGTTCGAGGAACTTTCGGTGGGAGAATACACGGTTTACGTGAAGGCCGTTAACATCGCGGGCAGGGAAAGCACCGTAGAGGCCTCGTTTAAGATAGTAAGGAAAAAGATGTCTCCTAACCTTCACAGCAGGACCAACCTTGTAATGATGTACTGGATACTGTACAGGTACCAAGAAATGAAATTCGAGAAGCTTTACAACAGGTCATCCCAGGCGGGAGTTAGCAATGAAACCCTACAGAGAGCTGCAGAATACGCGTCTATTGCAGAGGAATATTACAAGGAAGCGATGAAATACGGCGAACTTCCACAAACGATGATGATCTGCCAAATAAGACCACTGAGACTTGCATACATTAACATAAGGAGAGCCGTTGAGATTCTCGAAGAGGCGCTGGAAGAGATCCATAAGTGA
- a CDS encoding SWIM zinc finger family protein, producing MDERTLKKGERYYKAGKVLWVVKHGNRLFSKVLGTYPYYVELDLSTGENHCTCPLGGDCKHVAATMKAYDAGFYFESFDKHAELFPEAIAMEFLAEVPELALDVTLKELRFSLSTDESGSEVAKLFRRALKLVEMTGKMEALHVLEEILAEYKHVFSDYELSAKLEDELRTLLLNRDIKEKENKGK from the coding sequence ATGGATGAGAGAACCCTCAAGAAGGGGGAGCGCTATTACAAGGCCGGAAAGGTTCTCTGGGTAGTCAAACATGGAAACAGGCTCTTCTCCAAGGTTCTGGGTACGTATCCCTACTACGTCGAGCTTGACCTCTCAACGGGCGAGAACCACTGCACCTGTCCACTTGGAGGAGACTGCAAGCACGTCGCGGCGACCATGAAAGCTTACGATGCCGGCTTCTACTTCGAGAGCTTCGATAAGCATGCCGAGCTCTTTCCGGAGGCGATCGCCATGGAGTTCCTGGCTGAGGTTCCGGAGCTGGCGCTCGACGTTACCCTCAAGGAGCTGAGGTTCTCCCTCAGCACGGACGAGAGCGGGAGCGAGGTGGCTAAACTCTTCAGGAGGGCTCTGAAGCTCGTTGAGATGACCGGCAAAATGGAGGCACTCCACGTCCTTGAGGAAATCCTCGCGGAATACAAGCACGTCTTCAGCGACTACGAGCTTTCGGCAAAGCTTGAGGACGAACTGAGAACACTTCTGCTGAACCGGGACATCAAAGAAAAAGAAAATAAGGGAAAATAG
- a CDS encoding DUF4139 domain-containing protein — protein sequence MNRKIIAGIGGILVIILAVFSFQGGKASAAETTVVLYNSAKIGVVEKTLELELKEGMNEVPLEELAGLNIAEVTIRPLDEGVQVLGVFSRGQGGDVYSANVGSDVEVKLRSGETIAGKFLGFKNGKIAIEGDGYYLINPNEVAYFKAKNLEGKASAYAVLQADKAGKYNVSIIYRVANMSWESRYKLYIGDNAKLYGYIVLNNPTAQEFKDAKVLLVAGDVQLYQNVPQPRVLYAMAEKGTDQVNVGGPEKIEAFYLYKLGVADINPASTMMYPYISFEVPFEREYLYESWPYSREGPVYESISFKTEKVLPAGIVEIYKETDDGSLLIGERAIEHTPEGDTLRIGIGRDYDLKGSTVVLEERHDDHYAYYKVKITLENFGKDAKTVIVRHYKWGKVLSSSIKPIDETQNYVEFKVTVNPGEKKEIVFDYENRY from the coding sequence ATGAATCGGAAGATTATTGCAGGTATCGGAGGAATTTTGGTGATAATTCTGGCGGTTTTTTCCTTCCAGGGCGGCAAGGCTTCGGCCGCCGAGACGACGGTTGTGCTGTACAACTCTGCCAAGATAGGCGTCGTTGAGAAAACGCTGGAGCTGGAGCTCAAGGAGGGCATGAACGAGGTTCCCCTCGAGGAGCTGGCGGGGCTGAACATAGCCGAGGTTACCATCCGGCCGCTCGACGAGGGCGTTCAGGTGCTTGGGGTCTTCAGCAGGGGCCAGGGAGGAGACGTTTACAGCGCCAACGTCGGAAGCGATGTCGAGGTCAAGCTGAGGAGCGGAGAGACCATAGCCGGAAAGTTTCTCGGCTTCAAGAACGGGAAGATAGCCATCGAGGGCGACGGGTACTACCTCATAAACCCGAACGAGGTGGCCTACTTCAAGGCCAAGAACCTTGAGGGGAAGGCGTCTGCCTACGCGGTCCTCCAGGCTGACAAGGCAGGAAAGTACAATGTGAGCATCATCTACCGCGTCGCCAACATGAGCTGGGAGAGCAGGTACAAGCTCTACATCGGCGATAACGCGAAGCTCTATGGCTACATCGTCCTCAACAACCCGACTGCCCAGGAGTTCAAGGACGCGAAGGTTCTCTTGGTTGCCGGCGACGTCCAGCTGTATCAGAACGTTCCCCAGCCGAGGGTCCTCTACGCCATGGCTGAGAAGGGAACCGATCAGGTCAACGTCGGCGGGCCGGAGAAGATAGAGGCGTTCTACCTCTACAAGCTCGGTGTGGCCGACATCAACCCGGCCAGCACGATGATGTATCCCTACATAAGCTTTGAGGTTCCCTTCGAGAGGGAGTACCTCTACGAGAGCTGGCCGTACAGCCGGGAGGGGCCGGTCTACGAGTCGATATCCTTCAAGACCGAGAAGGTTCTTCCGGCGGGAATAGTTGAGATATACAAGGAAACCGACGACGGGTCTCTCCTCATCGGCGAGAGGGCCATAGAGCACACTCCCGAAGGGGACACGCTCAGAATAGGCATCGGAAGGGACTACGACCTCAAGGGCAGCACGGTGGTTCTTGAGGAGAGACACGACGACCACTACGCCTACTACAAGGTCAAGATCACCCTTGAGAACTTCGGAAAGGACGCCAAGACGGTCATAGTCAGGCACTACAAGTGGGGCAAGGTTCTGAGCTCGAGCATCAAGCCTATTGACGAGACCCAGAACTACGTCGAGTTCAAGGTTACGGTTAACCCCGGAGAAAAGAAGGAGATAGTCTTTGACTACGAGAACCGCTATTAG
- a CDS encoding acetate--CoA ligase family protein, with amino-acid sequence MDRIEKARAIIEKAKAENRPLVEPEAKEILKLYGVPVPDFKVATNEEEAVQFAREIGYPVVMKIVSPQIIHKSDAGGVKVNIKSDEEARQAFKTIMENAKNYKPDADLWGVIVYKMLPLGKEVIVGMIRDPQFGPAIMFGLGGIFVEILKDVSFRVAPITKDEALDMIKEIKAYPILAGARGEKPVDIEALAEIITKVGELALELPEIKELDINPIFAYEDSAVAVDARMLL; translated from the coding sequence ATGGACAGGATTGAAAAGGCTAGGGCAATCATCGAGAAGGCCAAGGCCGAAAACAGGCCGCTCGTCGAGCCTGAGGCGAAGGAGATACTCAAGCTCTACGGTGTCCCCGTTCCGGACTTCAAGGTCGCCACCAACGAGGAGGAGGCCGTTCAGTTCGCCAGGGAGATCGGCTACCCGGTCGTTATGAAGATCGTTTCTCCGCAGATCATCCACAAGAGCGACGCCGGCGGTGTCAAGGTCAACATCAAGAGCGACGAGGAGGCCAGACAGGCCTTCAAGACCATCATGGAGAACGCCAAGAACTACAAGCCGGACGCCGACCTCTGGGGCGTCATCGTCTACAAGATGCTCCCGCTCGGCAAGGAGGTCATCGTCGGTATGATCCGCGACCCGCAGTTCGGTCCGGCCATCATGTTCGGTCTCGGTGGAATCTTCGTCGAGATTCTCAAGGACGTCAGCTTCCGCGTCGCCCCGATAACCAAGGACGAGGCCCTCGACATGATCAAGGAGATCAAGGCTTACCCGATCCTCGCCGGAGCCCGTGGCGAGAAGCCTGTGGACATCGAGGCCCTTGCAGAGATAATCACCAAGGTCGGCGAGCTCGCCCTCGAGCTTCCGGAGATCAAGGAGCTCGACATCAACCCAATCTTCGCCTACGAGGACAGCGCGGTTGCCGTCGACGCCAGGATGCTTCTCTGA